A genomic region of Novipirellula aureliae contains the following coding sequences:
- a CDS encoding DUF1294 domain-containing protein — MTHLPREKHQQNHQESYTSVREKANPPDSSSVPILKGKLTEWNDERGFGFIAPLNGGTRVFAHVSSFSRHHRRPVVGDSVDFLLSTDRNGRVCAVDVAIKGTRPRKAKAADTVQKIGSIRVATAAAFVVFVAVLTRTQYIPEYVLWVYLGMSAATFVVYYSDKRAAQKSKWRTQEFTLHMMALTGGWPGALIAQAIFRHKTRKQSFLVLFWATVVLNVAFVALLLSPLQ; from the coding sequence ATCACACACCTCCCGAGAGAAAAGCATCAGCAGAATCACCAGGAATCGTATACCTCGGTTAGGGAAAAGGCAAATCCACCGGATTCAAGCTCTGTCCCCATACTGAAGGGGAAACTTACCGAATGGAATGATGAGCGTGGCTTTGGCTTTATTGCTCCACTAAATGGTGGAACGCGGGTCTTCGCTCATGTCTCTTCATTCTCACGCCACCATCGTCGGCCGGTCGTCGGTGATTCCGTTGACTTTCTACTCTCGACCGATCGAAACGGCAGGGTATGCGCTGTCGACGTTGCTATCAAAGGCACGCGGCCTCGCAAAGCTAAGGCAGCCGATACCGTTCAGAAAATTGGATCGATTCGAGTCGCAACCGCGGCAGCATTTGTGGTGTTCGTTGCGGTTCTGACACGCACACAATACATTCCAGAATACGTGCTATGGGTGTACTTGGGCATGAGTGCCGCAACGTTCGTGGTCTACTATTCGGACAAACGTGCTGCCCAAAAGAGCAAGTGGCGAACTCAGGAATTCACACTTCATATGATGGCTCTGACTGGCGGTTGGCCAGGTGCGCTCATTGCGCAAGCGATCTTCCGACACAAAACGCGGAAACAATCATTCCTGGTTCTTTTCTGGGCAACGGTCGTCCTTAATGTTGCTTTCGTGGCGTTGCTTCTATCTCCCCTGCAATGA
- the flgK gene encoding flagellar hook-associated protein FlgK: MGLLGTIQQAKSGLDVAQLGLQVVGNNVANTNTPGYIRQQLEQAASVSTREGNLIKGHGVLPTGIVQIVDKALAERMMNAKTAVVGAETLEKAFNQLENLSSDLDNTGLSQQFTQFNNSVHELSAQPGDASLREFVVLQGETLASNIRQTRQNAIDQQGSWDGEMKQMASEINSLTERIAKLNLEIATIEGGGDSDATGLRDQRYLDLESLSEYVQINYQEQESGAINVFVGGDYLVSNSNHRDVYSEYNQELGGQEVRIVETDSPLQVTGGKLSASMQARDGVFGDYVDRLDTMAAALIRSVNEVHSQGQGRQAFQAVTSSSKGEAGVPLNVAGLPFIPDNGTFDMNVVDDQGNVVSTHQIKVRRLGQVTDSTINSIVSDIDAIEGISASVSRDGNIEILSDSPTAGFTFGDDTSGFLAAAGINTFFSGRNAVDIDVNQALKEDSDLLAISQGGIGEDTDVLTNLLDLVDKPLDDLEGRSVRGLYEGTLSILGQRVGLQASEAEGLRNYYSSLQSQHLAITGVNIDEESIKMIAYQRAFQASSRVISTAAEMLDILVNL; this comes from the coding sequence ATGGGCCTTCTGGGAACAATTCAACAGGCGAAAAGCGGACTCGATGTCGCACAGCTTGGGCTACAAGTGGTCGGCAATAATGTCGCCAATACCAACACTCCTGGATATATCCGCCAACAGTTAGAGCAGGCGGCATCGGTGTCGACCCGTGAAGGCAACCTGATCAAGGGGCACGGAGTACTGCCGACCGGGATCGTTCAAATCGTCGACAAGGCCTTAGCCGAGCGGATGATGAACGCGAAAACGGCCGTCGTCGGTGCCGAAACGCTCGAAAAAGCTTTCAACCAACTCGAAAACCTGTCTTCTGATCTGGACAACACGGGGCTTAGCCAGCAATTTACTCAGTTCAACAACTCTGTTCACGAATTGTCGGCTCAACCGGGCGACGCTTCGCTGCGAGAATTTGTGGTTTTGCAAGGTGAAACGCTGGCAAGCAACATCCGCCAGACCCGCCAAAACGCGATCGATCAACAAGGGTCGTGGGACGGTGAAATGAAGCAAATGGCGAGTGAAATCAATAGCCTTACCGAACGCATTGCCAAACTGAACCTCGAAATCGCCACGATTGAGGGAGGCGGGGACAGTGATGCGACCGGACTACGCGACCAACGCTATCTCGATCTCGAATCGCTTTCCGAGTACGTGCAGATCAACTATCAAGAACAAGAAAGCGGTGCGATCAACGTCTTCGTCGGCGGTGACTACTTGGTAAGTAACAGCAACCATCGTGATGTCTACAGCGAATACAACCAGGAACTCGGTGGACAAGAGGTTCGTATCGTCGAAACCGACTCCCCGCTGCAAGTCACCGGTGGAAAACTGTCTGCGTCGATGCAAGCGCGCGACGGAGTTTTCGGCGACTATGTCGATCGACTCGACACGATGGCCGCAGCCCTAATCCGTAGCGTCAACGAAGTCCATTCGCAAGGACAAGGCCGCCAAGCATTCCAAGCGGTTACCTCTAGCTCCAAAGGAGAAGCGGGGGTGCCACTCAATGTCGCTGGATTACCCTTTATTCCCGACAATGGGACGTTCGATATGAACGTTGTCGACGATCAGGGGAATGTCGTTTCGACGCACCAGATCAAAGTCCGGCGTCTGGGCCAAGTCACCGACTCAACCATCAACTCAATCGTATCGGACATCGATGCCATCGAAGGGATCTCGGCAAGTGTCAGTCGCGATGGAAATATCGAAATCCTTTCGGACTCACCCACGGCCGGATTTACGTTTGGGGATGACACCAGCGGCTTCTTGGCCGCGGCAGGGATCAACACCTTCTTTTCAGGTAGGAACGCTGTCGACATCGATGTCAACCAAGCACTCAAAGAGGACAGCGACCTGCTAGCAATCAGCCAAGGTGGAATCGGCGAAGATACTGACGTTTTGACCAATCTACTCGATCTGGTCGACAAGCCTCTCGATGACCTTGAAGGACGTAGTGTCAGAGGCCTCTACGAAGGAACGCTTTCGATCCTCGGCCAACGTGTGGGATTGCAAGCGAGTGAAGCAGAGGGTTTAAGGAACTACTATTCATCGCTGCAGAGCCAACACTTGGCGATCACTGGCGTCAATATCGACGAGGAATCGATCAAGATGATCGCGTACCAACGAGCATTCCAAGCGTCATCGCGAGTGATCTCGACGGCGGCCGAAATGTTGGACATTCTGGTCAACCTGTAA
- a CDS encoding arylsulfatase codes for MVKPIQFILFAMVAALLVCNNQTATAQDGAQYKMDRTVLPIQPPTYAPIEVLDARDATKPPMFQIKPPAGAPNVVIVLIDDIGFGATSTFGGAIETPTFDRLANGGLRFNHFHTTALCSPTRAALLSGRNHHEVNVGCVMEIATGFPGNQGERSNDAKYFAETLRHNGYSTAAFGKWHETPTWEVSVSGPYFRWPTHSGFDKFYGFIGGETNQWDPVIFDGVTKVAKKDDPDYHFTTDMTNEAINWMKFQQVMTPEKPFFIYYAPGATHAPHHAPKEWIEKYDGKFDSGWLKYREETFARQKAMGIIPESTKLAPMPTDIKDWEKLSDKERELFALQMEAFAGFAEHTDNEVGRLADAIDDMGALDNTLFIYIMGDNGSSGEGGLEGTYNELVHLNGIFDAETTESMLARADDWGGPNSFPHFSAAWAVATDAPFTWTKQMAADYGGTRNGMVMHWPKGIKAKGEIRSQWHHVNDVAATVLEAANLPQPTMVNGVKQKPLSGVSMLYATDNANAKDRHTTQYFEIFANRAIYHEGWLARVVHRVPWENDPIHTLQNDVWELFNAEEDFSLTNNLADKHPDKLKEMQERFKKEAIANSVYPLDDRSYERFNAAIAGRPDLMGDRTSLTLGHGMTGILENTFINEKNTSKTIVANVDLKGSDRGVILCQGGKFGGWALYMDNGKPAYTYNWFGLKSYTITSPKAIDKKSAEIQLVFDYDGGGNGKGGQATLFVDGEKVADGRVEKTQPAVYSADETADVGIDEATPVADKVFKNAEDSEFTGRVNDVTISIPAKKK; via the coding sequence ATGGTGAAACCAATTCAATTCATCCTTTTCGCGATGGTCGCGGCGCTGCTGGTTTGCAACAACCAGACTGCCACGGCGCAAGACGGAGCCCAGTACAAAATGGACAGAACGGTTCTGCCTATACAGCCACCGACATACGCACCGATTGAGGTGCTGGACGCTCGAGATGCCACCAAGCCTCCGATGTTTCAGATCAAGCCACCCGCAGGCGCTCCCAACGTCGTTATTGTTTTGATTGATGACATTGGCTTCGGTGCGACAAGCACTTTTGGTGGAGCCATTGAAACACCGACCTTTGATCGTTTGGCAAATGGCGGTTTGCGCTTCAACCATTTTCATACCACCGCTTTGTGCTCCCCCACAAGAGCCGCCTTGTTGTCAGGCAGGAATCATCACGAGGTCAACGTCGGTTGTGTGATGGAAATTGCCACCGGATTTCCTGGCAACCAGGGCGAACGATCGAACGACGCGAAATACTTTGCAGAGACTCTGCGTCACAACGGCTATAGCACAGCCGCATTTGGCAAATGGCATGAAACGCCCACCTGGGAGGTATCAGTTTCCGGACCGTATTTCCGCTGGCCAACGCACTCCGGATTTGACAAGTTCTATGGCTTTATTGGCGGCGAAACCAACCAGTGGGACCCCGTGATTTTTGACGGCGTCACGAAAGTCGCAAAGAAGGACGATCCCGATTATCACTTTACGACGGACATGACTAACGAAGCCATCAACTGGATGAAATTCCAACAAGTCATGACTCCCGAAAAACCGTTCTTCATTTACTACGCGCCGGGAGCCACACACGCTCCGCACCACGCTCCCAAAGAGTGGATCGAAAAGTACGATGGGAAATTCGATTCTGGCTGGCTCAAGTACCGCGAAGAGACGTTTGCTCGTCAAAAAGCCATGGGCATCATTCCAGAAAGCACCAAGCTGGCTCCCATGCCAACGGACATCAAGGATTGGGAAAAGCTAAGTGACAAGGAACGCGAATTGTTCGCCCTGCAAATGGAGGCGTTTGCCGGCTTCGCCGAGCACACCGACAATGAAGTCGGGCGGCTGGCCGATGCGATCGACGACATGGGCGCGTTGGACAACACGCTGTTCATCTACATCATGGGTGACAACGGCTCCAGTGGCGAAGGCGGCCTGGAAGGAACCTACAACGAACTGGTTCACCTGAACGGCATTTTTGATGCGGAAACCACCGAAAGCATGTTGGCTCGCGCCGACGACTGGGGTGGCCCGAATTCGTTCCCGCACTTTTCAGCGGCGTGGGCCGTAGCTACGGACGCACCGTTTACCTGGACCAAGCAAATGGCCGCCGACTATGGTGGCACTCGCAACGGGATGGTCATGCACTGGCCGAAAGGAATCAAAGCAAAAGGTGAAATTCGTTCGCAGTGGCACCACGTCAACGATGTTGCAGCGACTGTCCTGGAAGCAGCGAACCTGCCACAGCCAACGATGGTCAACGGCGTCAAGCAGAAGCCACTCTCTGGAGTGAGCATGTTGTATGCAACGGACAATGCAAACGCCAAAGATCGACACACGACCCAGTACTTCGAGATTTTTGCCAACCGCGCGATCTATCACGAAGGCTGGCTGGCGCGTGTCGTACACCGTGTGCCATGGGAAAATGATCCCATTCACACTTTGCAAAACGACGTGTGGGAACTCTTCAATGCGGAAGAAGACTTCAGCCTGACGAACAATCTGGCTGACAAGCATCCTGACAAACTGAAAGAGATGCAGGAACGGTTCAAGAAGGAGGCCATTGCCAACAGTGTCTACCCGCTGGATGACCGGTCTTACGAACGCTTCAACGCAGCCATCGCTGGTCGACCTGACCTGATGGGTGACAGAACCAGCCTGACCCTCGGCCACGGTATGACGGGGATCCTGGAGAACACCTTTATCAACGAGAAGAACACGTCGAAAACGATCGTTGCCAATGTGGATCTAAAAGGGAGTGACCGAGGTGTGATTCTTTGCCAGGGCGGCAAGTTCGGCGGCTGGGCTTTGTACATGGACAATGGCAAACCCGCTTACACCTACAACTGGTTCGGCCTGAAGAGTTACACCATCACGTCCCCGAAAGCGATTGATAAAAAGAGCGCCGAGATCCAATTGGTCTTTGACTATGACGGAGGCGGCAACGGCAAAGGAGGCCAGGCCACTCTCTTTGTGGATGGCGAGAAAGTCGCCGATGGTCGAGTCGAGAAGACGCAACCCGCGGTTTACTCAGCCGATGAAACAGCCGATGTCGGCATCGATGAGGCTACGCCCGTGGCTGACAAGGTCTTCAAAAATGCTGAGGACTCGGAGTTCACCGGACGTGTGAACGACGTCACGATTAGCATCCCGGCGAAGAAGAAGTAG
- a CDS encoding HAD family hydrolase codes for MIQHVMMGIGLTLMLAVSTMAQEQPLATSVSSTRQADPLGSWNDGPTKAAILQFVQDVTKEGGPKFVLPEQRIATFDQDGTLWCEQPVVQFEFAVYRIKAMAGDHPGWKEQEPYKSVLAGDVQRLVDDLLSGGHEILKVIETSHAGMSVEEFDRHVRDFFATAKHPKLKVAYTHLAYAPMVELLAYLRANGFKTYICSGGGIDFMRAISEETYGIVPENVIGTNGRNEFKQVDGKWQLFKTADHLFFNDKATKPTGIDLHIGRKPIFAGGNVRSGGDIGMLTYCHSNTLPSFQLLVNHDDDKREFAYAEKDNASLKQAKAQGWNVVNMKSDWKTIFSND; via the coding sequence ATGATTCAACATGTAATGATGGGTATCGGCCTGACTCTAATGCTGGCGGTATCAACAATGGCCCAGGAGCAGCCGCTGGCCACAAGCGTCAGTAGTACGCGGCAAGCGGATCCGCTGGGATCATGGAATGACGGACCGACCAAAGCGGCGATCCTCCAGTTCGTGCAGGATGTCACCAAAGAGGGTGGCCCGAAGTTTGTGCTGCCTGAACAGCGGATCGCGACCTTCGATCAAGATGGAACTTTATGGTGCGAACAACCGGTAGTGCAGTTTGAATTCGCTGTCTATCGCATTAAGGCGATGGCAGGCGATCATCCCGGATGGAAGGAACAGGAACCGTATAAATCTGTGCTTGCCGGCGACGTGCAACGTCTCGTTGACGATCTGCTCAGCGGCGGACATGAAATTCTGAAAGTGATCGAAACATCCCATGCCGGTATGTCGGTGGAAGAGTTTGATCGCCACGTCAGGGATTTCTTTGCGACCGCCAAACACCCGAAGCTCAAAGTGGCTTACACACATCTCGCCTACGCACCGATGGTTGAGTTGCTGGCTTACCTCCGTGCCAATGGGTTCAAAACCTATATCTGTTCCGGCGGCGGAATCGATTTCATGCGAGCCATCTCGGAAGAAACCTATGGGATTGTTCCGGAAAACGTGATCGGGACTAACGGCCGAAATGAGTTCAAACAGGTCGATGGCAAGTGGCAATTGTTCAAGACGGCGGACCACCTGTTCTTCAATGACAAGGCGACCAAGCCCACGGGAATTGATTTGCACATTGGTCGCAAACCGATCTTTGCAGGCGGAAACGTTCGCAGCGGTGGCGACATCGGCATGTTGACGTATTGCCACAGCAACACTCTGCCTTCATTCCAATTGCTCGTTAATCACGATGATGACAAACGTGAATTCGCCTACGCGGAAAAAGACAACGCTTCGCTCAAGCAGGCGAAGGCACAAGGTTGGAACGTCGTCAACATGAAGTCCGACTGGAAGACCATATTTTCAAACGATTAA